The genomic region CTGCTTAACTATTATAATGAAGAGCTTACCGATTAATCTCTTCATAGAAATATCGGTGGTAACACCTCTTTCGCTTAATGATTAGGTTTTAGGTTTGAGGTACGCCATatcatacagaaggggtgcaaatATGAAACATGACTATTATCGACTTTTGAGTCAACGATAACTGTCGGGTATAGTAATTAAGGGTACCTAGATTACACCCCTAAAGCACGCGTGACCTATAGACCACCATCAAAGCACGTTCCCCAAAGATGAAGGATCATAAGCCATGTTTTGCCTGAGGCCTCCCTCAGGGGTCACCATAACTCTGGCTCGCCCGAGCCTGCCCTCGGACGGGGTGTGTTCTCGAGAGAATTCTTGTCCCGGCCGAGGTCCCCTCTCCCCAGaacggaggtctccgcctcgcgtgAGCCCACCTCGGTTAAGCAAGACAAACCTAGGGCGAGACTTAGCTGAAGTCCACCGGGGACAACAACATTCAATGTGCATACCTACCCCATGCAGGGTTGCAGGTGTACAGGAGCAACAAGATCGCAATCCTGTCAAGCTTCACCAACTATGATTACGCATGCGACCACTGTTTGCATGTCGTCTACCAACTCCCGATGGGACGTACAATACGACAAGAGTACATGCCTCACAGTATTGAGCCAACTCCAGTACTCCAGGCAGCCCCTGATAAGGCTATAAATAGGATAGTTTGCGGCATCAGGAGGGCGAGCGAACACTTCACGGTTTTCTGCTCCATTACGATATTGGCACTAGCTTCAATCAACCCTAGAGACTTGGGATTCTTCCATCTCCCCCTCAGCTTGTATTCCCTACTGCAAGCACTTAGGTGCaagtaatataagtctcatccctCTTCTGCTAGAAGTAGGGCCTTCTcttgcccgaaccaggataaagaCTTGTGTCATCTTGTATCACCCATCCGGGTTAAGGACACATAACATTATTTCACTGGTTGGTTAAGCCCTTGGGTCCAGACACCGACAGTAACAGTGGCTGACAATAGGCCTCAGGTGAGCACAACAACAAGCCCTAGAAATAGAACCCAAGGAACAACTAAATCACAGTATAAATCTACTATGTTGTGATGGGTCGCTTCTTCCTAACAACTTGGTTCAATCCTCCCCTTGCGCTTACTCGTCAGGAGCATGCTTGGAATCATTAGGTTGTCACGACACTAGTCGGAGCCCCTCGACGATGAGAAGCATAGTGCTAACCGGGCATGCTTGGGATCATTAGGTGTCTAGCAAAAAATGGATCCACTTGCAAAGACCAGTTCAACGACGGAATTGTGGACCTCTATCGGTATATGAGGAATTCCATACCCACGGATGATGCCAAGACGCATTCaatgattatatatatatatatatatatatatatatatatatatatatatatatatattatgggACCAACTACTATGACCAGGGCCCTGTGGCTTGGGGAATTGCCTTGGCCCTGGTCCAAAAAAGGATACAACTCTTCGGGCAACTTAATCTTGAGATGGTCCGAAGAAATGACATCTACACCAACATGTATCCTTGAGAACGACCAAGCATCTCAGGGCCCTCGTGTCCTCGAAGCACTCTGAGTTTAGGGGCACTCTCACATTTATGGGAACTACTTTGTAAGAACAGTTTGAGATCTAGACATCTAAACCAACATGTCTCTTTGATTAGAGTAGAACTCCTAACATCCTTAAATGTGGTTTAAGGATCAATAGAGTAGAACTCCTAACATGGAGGATATATGAGATCATGATGATTAGTAGTTTTTTTGAGCTTGTAATGATCTTTTGCACTTTTGTGTTCATCAACTGACAAGTGATAAGAGAACTCATGGTATTATGTTGTGGCCTGAACCTCTCTAAATTGTCCGTGTGCTGGTTTTTGGTGGTGTGGTGTCTAGGTTCAACCTATCACTTACCTGCTACACCTCCGATCCACTCTCTCTAATgagtttatattttatttttgtgtACTTGTTTACATACTCCGGTGTCTAAGGATAATTAGCGGGAATGTAGGTTTCCAAGAGCACCGAGAAAGAAACAGCGGAGTTTGAAAGGCGGGCGGGCAGTGGGCAGGGAGTACGAGAGATTTGTCTTTGGGGACAGAGGCCACTGGGCTGGGTATACCCCGTATGCATGTGCATAGCCATAGGGGGGCAAAGGCAAGGAATGATGGCCTGGAAATGGGCATCAGTTTGAGGCATGGCGTCGACGCTTGGTTGGCTGCAGCAACCGCCTTTTGAGGCGGCGGCACAGTCAGACCAGAGTGACGACCCCCATGCAGCAATCATGCATGCCTCCCTCCCAGTCCCATAGAATAGAAGATCATTATTGTTGTTATTACAAGTTTCTATGATATCTTGTCTAGGCGCTCAGCTCGTACCGTACGTGGGGTTTAGGAGGACGAGAGGGGTGATTATATATCTTAGTAGGATTTGCATTGATTGGGGACATGAGCGGCACGGTCTTCCATCGACGATGATGCACGCGTCGTTGGAACAGCTATAGTAGTAATACTCGTGTGCGTGGCCGTACGTGGTTGACCGGTGGTGGGGTCCACGCTACTCATCCTGTGCTGTGCCCGGACCCCGGTGGTTTTATATGCAATGAATtccattgcattgcattgcagtgATCTCGTCTAGCTCATCACCAACAGTCGCCGTCGTATGCGTTAGCTGTTCCATCGATCTGGAACAGCTTGGGGGCATTGATTATTCGTGCAGTGGAATATATATGATGCTGTCACACGGCGGTTTGTTCCGTCTTCTCCCAACATTTTGGCCGCGGCGTGGCTTCCATGTCTCTCCATCGACgatatctctctctctctgctagctagctgctgctgctgctgctgctgctgctgcttcaaATTAAAGCAGTTGCTGGTGCTGTTGCTTGCCGCCGCTAGCTACCACACCACGTACGGAACGTGAAGAAGATGGGGACTCTAAATTAATTAAACATGTTGATCCCGTGGTTACGTTAGTATGGTTGGTGGATGCATCAAATTAAAGAAGAAGACACACCACaacaacacatgcccgcagctttGGTGTTGAAcaaggctgcagcagcaatactactatcATGCATATATACTCCTTTGTTCATCATGTATACATGGATGATGGATACGCAAACGCAACAGCTAGCTGTACGTAGCTGCCCATGCATGCATAATTAAGGCTGCCCGCCCCTGCACTGCCATGGAGCGTTTGCCGCTGCCCAAGCCCAGATGCTATATATGCTAGCTGCTACGCAACACAATCGATCGATTGCATACATGATGAACATATATAAGGCTGCACAATGCATTATGAACATATATAAGCACTCATAACTTCAGCTGACCGGATATTGGGATATGCCGGGCGAATAGAAAGAATGCCTTCGATCGGCACACACGCCAATTACTATTACCCAGAAAGAAGATCACTTATGCATGTCTTGGTCATCAAACAAGACATATAATTGTTATATTACGGATAAAAAAAAACTACATTGCTAGATTACAAGAGgctgaaaagaaaaaggaaagagagCATGCTGGGAAAAAGAAAGTCGTCGTTGGAAATGACATACGCCATGCAGTGCAGGGAGTGGGAGAGGGTTTCTCGTTTTCGAACTGACGAAACAAATTCAAGATGCTGCGTGACAGACACTGAATCGAATTCAAGTTTGAAAAAAAAAGCAAGCTCAtctctagctagctagctacagCTAGGCCGGAAAACAATGAAACGTACTCctggctatatatatatatgtcgtaTGGGTTGTACGTATGTGTATCATCACTTTTGTGACGGCCAATACAAGTTGTAAAGAcactttttttctctctctctcactcgctCGCTAGCTCCTCTATCTATACGAAGAAAGACTATGCATGAGAAATGCAGGGGCGGCGGCACTGCAACTGCAAAGTTGGCACGCTTTTTGCAGGATCTAGCTAGCTGCCTCGTTTCTTTTCGTTTGATGGCCGGGCGAGCCAGGCAAGCAGAAGGCATCCCATCTCATCATATCTAGCTCATCGGCATGTTGTGCTGTCTTAGCAAACAAAACAAACGTCATAGAAAATACATAAGCTGCTCCACCACACAAGCGCTCGTGGCCTAATGGATAAGGCATTTGACTTCTAATCAAAGGATTGTGGGTTCGAGTCCCACCGAGCGTGTGtgatttttttaattttttttattttcttctctAAGTTCTCTTTAACCAAGACAACAAGATTTATCATTCCAAAAGACTTTATAGACCTGATGACATTTCTCTTTAAGCAACAACTGAACTGACTCATTATCAAAATCTGGCTGCCAACAAAAAATAATTTCCTGTCATCTCTGATGGTGGATGAGCGTGTTTGCAAAAGTTTTTAATTTTTTTTTTCATCTTCTTCTCTAAGTTCTCTTTAACCAAGACAACAAGATTTATCATTCCAAAAGACTTTATAGACCTCATGACATTTCTCTTTAAGCAACAACTGAACTGACTCATTATCAAAATCTGGCTGCCAACAAAAAATAATTTCCTGTCATCTCTGATGGTGGATGCATTCTCGATCGGCGGTTAGGCTAGGTGGATCAGAAAGAATCAGATGGTTTATTCGAAAAGACTTTTTATATCTTGTCGCCTTGCTTGTCGACGGCGGTGAGCGGCAGCATCTCCAAGCGGGCTCTGGGCGCCTGGTTCTGCGAGAGTCGGTGCCTGACGTAGCCGTAGAAGGTGCATCCGACGAGCGTGACGCCGCAGCCGAGTGCGTTCATGGCGGAGATGGGGTTCCGGAACACCAtccaggacgccagcaccgccacGGCCACCTTGAGGTTGCCGGCCACGTTGAAGGTGACTGCCGTCGTGGAGTGGATGACGTAGAAGATGGAGAAGTTGAGGCAGAAGGCCAGCACCCCGGAGGTGACGACGACCGCCAGCGCCGGTCCCACGGACTCGTGCGTCCGCAGCCACCCCAGCACGGCGCCGCCCTCCAGCGCCACGGCCGGCACCGACAGGATCAGCGTGGCCAGCGGAGCCATGTAGTACACCGTGTTGATGCTGTCGAACTTGTAGCCGTGGAGCAGCGACTCTGCCAGGATGGTCTTGGTGGACGTGGCCAGGCACCCCACCAGCGCGGCGCAGAAGCCAGCCGTGTTGAAGCTCAGCTCCGTCACGGAGGTGACAAGGATTCCTCCAACGATGGGCACCAAGGACGCCCAGATGCGCCACTCAAAGTATTTCCTCCAAACCAGCCACTGAAGAACCACTGGAAAGACAGACAAATGAGCTGGTGAATGATCGTTATCAGTCTCAATGGTGGATCGAAAAGACAAAACCAATTAACTGACCTGTCGTTGCCGGAGTGAACGACTTGATCGTCTGCATGAATGACACTGGTATGTACCTCAGGCTCACGTTCCCCAGCACGATGTTGACGCAGAACACCAACGACATGGGGAATATCCTCCTCCACCGGTCCTCCGAGGCCACCTCGATCAGCGGCTTCGTTCTCAGGACTTTGATCGCGATGTAGGCTCCGATGGAGGAACATATGAAGTGGACGCACGACACCGTCAGGGGGAACTTGAACTCCAGTTTCTGACAACCCCACACAGAGTCAGCGTCACAGGATAAGAACAGGCTCTTCTTACCATGATTACAATTAAATCTGGAAATCCAATCTACGAACCACCACCGGTTCAAGTAAGTAATTTTCTTTTCAGTCGGACAAAAAAAAAAGGATGATTCCTTTATGTTCCTACCAAATCACTGAAGAAAAAGACGACAACATCATGGGGGCGATTAATCTGCACCTATCGAACGATTGGATGAAGGCAAGAACTAAAAAGAGACGAAATCTCTTGGTTGTCCTGACGGATCCACCCCTAAATCCCCTTGAATGAATATATATATAACTACATACATGGCCATCTCTGGAAATTGAATTGAAACAAAAAAAGAAGACCAGGATTTAAACAAGAGCAAGCGCGAGGGACGGGACCTGGAAGATCCACTTGTTGATGATGATGACGGTGACGTTGAATCCCCACCACTGGAGGATGGCGAGCACCGCGCGGATGGTGGCGCCGTTCCCCATCTTGGCGTCCTCCATGGGAAACAAAAGGGGAAAAACGCCCGAGCCCGGCCGGCCGCCGGGAGGGATCGGAGGAAGGAGACAAGTGAAACGGGCCGGCGTTCCTCTTCTCTTGGCGTATATGTATGTAATTGATTGTATGTTTATAGTATATATTAATTAATCGATCGATCCGATATGAGAAGCTGCTCCGCCCAGTGATCCAGCACCCACCACTATCCACAGaggctcttctcttttcttttcttgcaTCTATCTAGGGTCCGATCGAGGTGGCTTAGAATAGAAGATATAGAGGGATAGGAGGCGACGACATGAGGAGGAAGACGAGTTGAAAGGCGAGGGGATATTCGGTTGCTTCTGTTAGGTTGGGAATTCAGCTGGCGTGAGGACACAAAAGTCGAGGCTGGTGCAagtgcagagagagagagagagagtttgccACGCGTTGCGTGTGCCTTCTC from Zea mays cultivar B73 chromosome 6, Zm-B73-REFERENCE-NAM-5.0, whole genome shotgun sequence harbors:
- the LOC100283441 gene encoding organic anion transporter; the encoded protein is MEDAKMGNGATIRAVLAILQWWGFNVTVIIINKWIFQKLEFKFPLTVSCVHFICSSIGAYIAIKVLRTKPLIEVASEDRWRRIFPMSLVFCVNIVLGNVSLRYIPVSFMQTIKSFTPATTVVLQWLVWRKYFEWRIWASLVPIVGGILVTSVTELSFNTAGFCAALVGCLATSTKTILAESLLHGYKFDSINTVYYMAPLATLILSVPAVALEGGAVLGWLRTHESVGPALAVVVTSGVLAFCLNFSIFYVIHSTTAVTFNVAGNLKVAVAVLASWMVFRNPISAMNALGCGVTLVGCTFYGYVRHRLSQNQAPRARLEMLPLTAVDKQGDKI